One genomic segment of Catalinimonas alkaloidigena includes these proteins:
- a CDS encoding NAD-dependent epimerase: protein MSQTKKVLVTGAAGFIGFHLSQKLCQQGFEVVGIDNLNDYYDPNLKKSRLDILKVLSTFSFHKIDLLEKERIDQLFETEKFHYVVNLAAQAGVRYSLVNPYAYIDANVTGFLNILEACRHYPVEHLVYASSSSVYGANSKMPFSVHHNVDHPVSLYAATKKSNELMAHTYSNLYNIPTTGLRFFTVYGPYGRPDMALFLFTKAILENRPIDVYNNGEMKRDFTYVDDIVEGVIKLLPHVASPSPSWDGNNPDAASSFAPYALYNIGNNNPVKLLDFISTLEQALGMEAQKNMMPIQDGDVPATFADVDDLIKDVGFKPATPLIEGIQKFVDWYREYYTK from the coding sequence ATGAGCCAAACAAAAAAAGTGTTAGTCACCGGCGCAGCTGGTTTTATTGGTTTTCACCTTTCACAAAAACTTTGTCAGCAAGGTTTTGAGGTAGTGGGGATAGATAACCTGAACGATTATTATGATCCCAATCTTAAAAAGAGTCGTCTTGATATATTAAAGGTACTGAGTACCTTTTCTTTTCATAAGATAGACCTTTTGGAAAAAGAGCGGATAGATCAGCTTTTTGAGACAGAAAAGTTTCACTATGTGGTAAACCTTGCGGCGCAGGCAGGGGTACGATACTCGCTGGTCAACCCTTATGCTTATATAGATGCTAATGTTACTGGCTTTCTAAACATATTGGAGGCTTGCCGGCACTATCCTGTAGAGCATCTGGTATACGCCTCCTCTAGTTCTGTATATGGCGCCAATTCAAAGATGCCTTTTTCTGTCCATCATAATGTAGACCATCCGGTTTCATTGTATGCAGCTACCAAGAAGTCCAATGAATTGATGGCACATACTTATTCAAACTTATACAATATTCCTACTACCGGTCTGCGCTTCTTTACAGTCTATGGCCCTTACGGGCGACCAGATATGGCGCTCTTTCTATTTACCAAAGCTATACTAGAGAATAGACCAATTGATGTGTACAACAATGGTGAAATGAAAAGAGACTTCACCTATGTGGATGATATTGTAGAAGGAGTCATCAAACTGTTGCCTCATGTCGCATCACCTAGCCCTAGTTGGGACGGTAACAACCCTGACGCAGCCAGTAGTTTTGCCCCCTATGCCCTTTATAACATTGGCAACAACAATCCAGTTAAGTTATTAGACTTTATAAGCACCTTGGAACAGGCATTGGGTATGGAGGCTCAGAAAAATATGATGCCCATACAAGATGGCGATGTGCCAGCAACATTTGCAGATGTAGATGACCTGATCAAAGATGTTGGCTTTAAACCAGCCACTCCTCTCATTGAGGGTATTCAAAAGTTTGTAGACTGGTATAGAGAATATTACACGAAGTAA
- a CDS encoding Wzz/FepE/Etk N-terminal domain-containing protein: METQEKYYQEKDAKKEESTNGATAHRDPQVADDEIDLALLFKEIWRRKKLLLYTVLGALVIGIFIAIVSPEEYKSNIVLMPQSDASAGRSSSNILRQIGGFAGIGLGGSSTGLNINLYPDITKSTPFNISVMEEDQYFPSLDTTMSLYYYFTEISEPPLTENLKKYTIGLPNMLLDLPMAVVNLFKKDTRSATANMQKGTTVLNSSDTTQNDLENKLVQEYDPITLTSRQMRVMAELKRRITTTIEENGTVTVTAVMPDPLVSAKTTELAVAYLTKYITEYRTEKVQQDLDFVEKQYKEKEERYNEAQQRLARLRDRNLNIATESARIALEQAQTDYDLSYTLYQGIAQQLEQARIKVQEETPVFKVLEPIQIPLTKSEPNRELIITLALFAGIAVGLGIIVAQVIFFNIKSKL; this comes from the coding sequence TTGGAAACGCAAGAAAAATATTATCAGGAAAAAGATGCTAAAAAAGAGGAGTCTACTAATGGGGCTACTGCTCATCGTGACCCTCAGGTAGCAGATGATGAAATAGATTTAGCGCTTCTTTTTAAAGAAATCTGGAGACGAAAAAAGCTCCTTCTCTACACTGTCTTGGGCGCACTAGTAATAGGCATTTTTATCGCTATTGTAAGCCCTGAAGAATATAAATCTAATATTGTGCTGATGCCTCAGTCTGATGCAAGCGCTGGAAGAAGTTCTTCCAATATTCTACGACAAATCGGAGGGTTTGCAGGTATAGGTTTAGGAGGAAGCAGCACTGGACTAAACATAAACTTATACCCTGACATCACCAAAAGTACTCCATTCAACATCTCGGTAATGGAAGAAGATCAATATTTCCCTTCCTTAGATACTACCATGAGTTTGTACTACTATTTTACGGAAATAAGTGAGCCTCCTTTGACAGAAAACCTGAAGAAATATACAATAGGGCTTCCCAATATGCTCCTTGACTTACCCATGGCAGTAGTCAACTTATTTAAAAAGGACACCAGATCTGCTACTGCAAACATGCAAAAAGGAACTACTGTGTTAAATAGCAGTGACACTACTCAAAATGACCTTGAGAATAAATTGGTACAAGAGTATGACCCAATTACTTTAACAAGCAGACAGATGCGGGTCATGGCTGAGTTAAAAAGAAGAATCACTACTACTATTGAGGAGAATGGTACGGTTACAGTCACTGCAGTAATGCCCGATCCTTTAGTATCTGCTAAAACCACTGAATTGGCTGTTGCATATTTGACCAAATATATTACAGAATATAGGACTGAGAAGGTTCAGCAGGATCTTGATTTCGTAGAAAAACAATATAAAGAGAAAGAAGAGCGATACAATGAAGCGCAGCAAAGATTAGCGCGCCTGAGAGATCGCAACCTAAATATTGCTACTGAAAGCGCACGAATTGCTTTAGAACAGGCACAGACCGATTATGACTTGTCTTACACCTTATACCAAGGTATTGCTCAACAGCTTGAACAGGCTAGAATTAAAGTGCAGGAAGAAACTCCTGTATTTAAGGTGTTGGAACCCATACAGATTCCATTGACTAAAAGTGAGCCTAACCGTGAACTGATCATTACCTTAGCATTATTCGCTGGTATCGCGGTAGGGCTAGGCATCATTGTCGCTCAGGTGATTTTTTTCAATATTAAAAGTAAGCTTTAG
- the tviB gene encoding Vi polysaccharide biosynthesis UDP-N-acetylglucosamine C-6 dehydrogenase TviB, with the protein MDINTDSTKISVIGLGYVGLPLAIEFGKEKEYEVIGFDINHKRILELQEGKDSTGEVEPEEFKQASGLTFTNQLEDIKDCNIYIVTVPTPIDQYKKPDLTPLRRASETVGKLLKQGDIVIYESTVYPGCTEDDCVPILEQQSGLVYNQDFYCGYSPERINPGDKEHRVHSIKKVTSGSTPEIAEKVDQLYQGIITAGTHKASSIRIAEAAKVIENAQRDLNIAFVNELALIFDRLQIDTQEVLEAAGTKWNFLPFRPGLVGGHCIGVDPYYLTHKAESIGYHPQVILSGRRINDNMGSFVANKVVKLLSRKGHAIKGAQVLILGITFKENCPDIRNSRVIDIIRELQDFGVNVEVYDPLANFSEVYEEYGIELLSVPNKAYEGIVMAVGHKHFLQLDLKEVKKENGVIYDVKSILDKNLVDGKL; encoded by the coding sequence GTGGATATTAATACTGACAGTACTAAAATATCCGTCATAGGTTTAGGGTATGTAGGCCTTCCTCTGGCTATTGAGTTTGGAAAAGAAAAAGAATACGAGGTTATAGGTTTTGATATCAACCACAAGAGAATCCTGGAATTACAGGAAGGAAAGGATAGTACCGGTGAGGTAGAACCCGAGGAATTTAAACAAGCCTCCGGACTTACCTTTACCAACCAACTTGAAGATATCAAAGATTGTAATATCTACATAGTCACGGTACCCACGCCTATTGATCAGTACAAAAAACCTGACCTCACTCCGCTTCGCAGAGCAAGTGAGACAGTAGGAAAATTGCTTAAACAAGGTGATATTGTAATTTACGAGTCTACCGTTTATCCCGGCTGCACGGAAGATGATTGTGTTCCTATTCTTGAGCAACAAAGTGGCTTAGTTTACAATCAGGATTTTTACTGTGGGTACTCACCCGAGCGGATCAATCCCGGTGACAAAGAGCATCGGGTTCATTCTATTAAAAAAGTAACCAGTGGAAGTACGCCCGAGATCGCTGAAAAAGTGGATCAGCTTTATCAGGGTATCATCACTGCAGGTACCCATAAAGCATCTTCTATCAGAATAGCTGAGGCAGCCAAAGTGATAGAAAACGCTCAACGAGACCTTAACATCGCTTTTGTTAATGAGCTTGCCTTAATTTTTGACCGTCTCCAGATTGATACCCAGGAAGTGCTGGAAGCTGCCGGGACCAAGTGGAACTTTCTTCCTTTCAGGCCCGGTCTAGTGGGAGGACATTGCATTGGTGTAGACCCTTATTATCTTACGCATAAAGCTGAAAGCATAGGTTATCACCCTCAGGTCATATTATCCGGCAGAAGGATCAACGACAATATGGGGAGTTTTGTAGCAAATAAAGTAGTGAAACTTCTTTCCCGGAAAGGTCATGCTATTAAAGGCGCTCAAGTCCTCATATTAGGAATTACTTTTAAAGAGAACTGCCCGGACATACGTAATAGCAGGGTTATTGATATTATCAGGGAATTACAGGATTTTGGAGTAAATGTAGAAGTTTATGATCCATTAGCTAACTTCAGTGAAGTATATGAAGAATATGGTATAGAACTTCTTTCTGTACCTAATAAAGCATATGAAGGCATAGTAATGGCTGTAGGTCACAAACATTTTCTACAACTTGACCTGAAGGAAGTAAAAAAAGAAAATGGCGTTATATATGATGTCAAAAGCATACTTGATAAAAATTTGGTAGACGGTAAGCTGTAA